Proteins encoded within one genomic window of Clostridiales bacterium:
- a CDS encoding RluA family pseudouridine synthase: protein MDKQIIIAEKDNDRLDVFLAEVLDITRSQIKKLIDEGNILVADQKVKAGKSLRAGDVIEINIPDEPETQLIPQNIPIEIIYEDQDLAVINKPQGMVVHPGAGVSSGTLANALMYHFSSLSADPIRPGIVHRLDKDTSGLMVVAKNDFAHLKLAEQMAQKTAIRIYRALLQGVLKEDNGIIEKNIARDKKDRKKFAATDASKGRYAITYYKVLERFQKHTFVEFKLGTGRTHQIRVHCKYLGHPIVGDNVYGFKNQEFKELKGQLLHAYRLEFDHPSQNKRMSFCCELPEYFQAILQKLKPIVLQN from the coding sequence ATGGACAAACAAATCATTATCGCCGAAAAAGACAACGACAGGCTGGATGTTTTTCTTGCTGAAGTTTTAGATATAACCCGTTCCCAAATAAAAAAATTAATAGACGAAGGCAATATTTTGGTCGCGGACCAAAAAGTCAAGGCTGGCAAAAGCCTGCGGGCGGGCGATGTTATAGAAATCAACATTCCCGACGAGCCCGAGACCCAATTAATTCCCCAAAACATTCCCATAGAAATTATTTATGAAGACCAAGACTTAGCAGTCATTAACAAGCCGCAAGGCATGGTTGTCCATCCCGGAGCGGGCGTCAGCAGTGGCACTTTAGCTAACGCTTTGATGTATCATTTTAGCTCGCTTAGCGCCGATCCCATAAGACCCGGCATAGTTCATAGGCTTGACAAGGATACCTCGGGACTTATGGTCGTGGCAAAAAACGATTTCGCCCATTTAAAATTAGCCGAGCAAATGGCGCAAAAAACCGCGATAAGAATTTATAGGGCGTTACTCCAAGGCGTATTAAAAGAGGACAACGGCATAATTGAAAAAAATATTGCCCGCGATAAAAAAGACCGAAAAAAGTTTGCCGCAACGGACGCTTCAAAAGGCCGATACGCGATAACTTATTATAAGGTCTTAGAGAGGTTTCAAAAGCATACGTTTGTAGAGTTCAAATTGGGCACGGGCAGGACGCATCAAATACGAGTCCATTGCAAATATTTGGGGCATCCCATAGTGGGCGACAATGTTTATGGGTTCAAAAACCAAGAATTTAAGGAGCTAAAAGGCCAATTATTGCACGCTTACAGGCTAGAATTTGACCATCCCAGCCAAAACAAGCGGATGAGTTTTTGCTGTGAGTTACCGGAATACTTTCAGGCGATTTTGCAAAAACTCAAGCCAATCGTTTTACAAAACTAG
- the lspA gene encoding signal peptidase II, translating to MKIYDFFGKIGSRIKNRSLKDFVKNLWVPLVIIACIIFADLLTKSIVENNLTLGQSVVLIPKFLSITYVLNEGAAFSILEGKRWFLITVTAIAIILLLLYLIYDCDRLTALSKTAIALLIGGAIGNMVDRLAIGSVRDFIEIIYFGYDLPLLGESFAIFNLADSAVTIGVILLIIAIIIGHRKKEINDDKEAALEN from the coding sequence ATGAAAATATATGATTTTTTTGGTAAAATTGGTTCAAGGATCAAAAACCGCAGCCTTAAGGATTTTGTAAAAAATCTTTGGGTTCCTTTGGTTATAATTGCTTGCATTATTTTTGCCGACCTTTTGACCAAATCCATCGTGGAAAACAATCTTACCCTCGGGCAGAGCGTAGTATTAATCCCAAAATTTTTGTCCATTACTTATGTGCTTAACGAAGGCGCGGCCTTTTCTATTTTAGAGGGCAAGCGCTGGTTTTTGATAACCGTTACGGCTATCGCTATAATTTTATTGCTGTTATATCTTATCTATGATTGCGATAGATTGACAGCTTTAAGTAAAACAGCCATCGCTTTGCTCATAGGCGGGGCGATAGGCAACATGGTTGACCGTTTGGCGATAGGCTCTGTTCGGGATTTTATAGAGATAATATATTTTGGTTATGACTTGCCGCTGTTGGGCGAGAGTTTTGCCATATTCAATCTAGCCGACAGCGCCGTTACGATAGGCGTGATATTGCTTATTATCGCCATAATCATAGGCCATCGCAAAAAAGAAATTAATGACGATAAAGAAGCGGCTTTGGAAAATTAA